From the genome of Deltaproteobacteria bacterium:
TGACCTCCTGCAACAGTTCTGTTCGTTTCATCCTATCTCCTTTACGGAGATAATCATAAACCGGACAAATTACTTGTTACAATTCCGGACAGTATACTTGTTACTAACAATTGATCAAAATATTCTTGACATTTCTGCCGTTTGTGTAAAACATATTAGAGGGGGACATTGACAAAATGGAAAAACATCATGGAAAAGTTCTCAACAGAAAAAGCGTCAAAGTTCAAGGAAGAGCACAGGTATTTTAACGTTAACCACCTCTGGGCTCCCGGCTTCATGCGTGTTGTAGAAATACTTTATTACACGCCGGTAAGGCCGGAATTTATCGTTTTGACCTCCCTTTTCATAGGAATCATCGCATCTTACCTTTATTCCATGGGAGAATTTTATCTTTCTCTTCCAGCTGCGGTATTAGTTGTTATCAAAAATTATTTTGATAACGTAGATGGCCACCTGGCCAGAGCAAAGGGGATGGCAAGCAGGTTAGGGCGATTTCTCGACTCGCTGGCAGATGCCCTTGTTTATCTCTGTCTCTTCACAGGCATCGCTTATAACCTGGCGGAAAGGAATGCTTCTCCACCGGCATTCGGCTATGCCTATTTTGCCATGACCATGGCTTTTATCCAGTGTTCTTTTTACAATTATTACCTTGTGAGCTACAAAACCTGTCTCTATGGCGAGGGAATAAACAAGACCGATGAATCACGGGAAGATGAAAAGGAAAAATACGATGAAAATGGTTTTCGCGGTCTCTTGCTTTTTATATTGCATTGGATTTACCGGCTTCTATATGGCTGGCAGGACAAACTCGTTGCAGCAGTAGACAAAAAAGCCTATCAAAAATTCAAATTGAAAAACGATCATCTCGACGAAAAAGAAGCAGAAAACATCTGGTACACAAATAAAAAATTTGTTACCCTTTTCTCCCCTTTATGCTTTGGAACGCAGATTTTTACGCTCTTCCTTTTTACTATCTGTGACAACATTGCAGGCTTTTTAATTTCCCTGATAGTGCCCTGGAATATTTATTTACTGGTAGTTTATTTTCTGAAAATAAATTCATCACTGAGAAAAAAAAACGAAACTAACAATTACTAACGGTTAAACATTAAAAAAATGACTCTCCAAGACAAGCTTAAATATATTTACTATTAGAACTTATAATTCAAACTGAAGACAATGCGTCTTGGTTCTTGGGGCATGGATAGAAACCGCTGTGAACCCTCTCCATTATTGTAATATCTTTTATCAAGTAGATTCTGAATATTAAGTGTAGTGGAAAGCCCCCCAACCAGTTCATTCAGACCCATATGAAGATTCACCAGGACATAGTCATCTACAGTCCGTTCATCTTTGGAATAAGATTTAGAAGTACTTAAAACAAGCCTGTTATTTGTCCGACCAATCCACTTGATGGCAGGGGTAATATAAAAGTTGCCATACGATGCTGTGAGACCACTCTTTATTTTGTTTTTGGCTATGGATTGATGTTCTGTCTCTTTGTAGCCCTCTTTTTGTTGTCTGCCGTCAACATAAGAATAGTTTATCCAATAGCGCATATTTATCCCGGAAAGTCTATGCTCAAAATCGAGCGACAGCTCCCCACCATAATAATTGGCTTCCCCAATATTTTCTTTCCTTTTCCAGGGATTAATCTTTCCACCCTCAATAGCAGTAGTATTTGTCGTAGTATACCAGTCTGAATCCAATATTAAATCATCAATTTCAGTATAAAAAATATTTGCGCTAACTGTGAGCCTGGAAGGTGAACTGTGGTGCAATCCCAATTCATAGGTCCTTAATTTTTCAGGTTTTAAATCATGATTAGGAAGGTGAAAGTAGCCGCCCACATAATCTCCATCAATATCTGGTCCACTTTCAAAAGCACCAAAACCGGCATATGCATTAAAAGGAGAAGGCGCTTGCGAAGCCTCTCCATAGAGAAGTTTCACCCTGGTATTCTTAGCAGGCTCTACAACAAAACCAAGCCTGGGATTAAACGTATCCCCATAACGGCTGTTTTCATCATATCGTGCCCCCAGGGTAGCTGATATTATTTCGTTTAAACTTGATTGTAACTGCAAATAAGCGCCATAGTTCTTATAGCGCAGTTCGTATATCTTCATCGGAATACTTTCATTCGTACCTGCATAGGAAAAACCTTGCTCATCAGAGGATAAGTCCCTGTCATACTCATTCGTGAGATCGAAAGTTTTCGGCAATGCATAAAAGTCTTCGAAAGAGATTCCACCGACAATAGTATTTTTCTCGTTTATTTCATAGTTCAGCTGCTGCTCAATCTTGAACCTTTTCCCGTTGGCATATTTGTATGCGGTATTTTCAAAATTAGTAAAATTATTAATAAATTTGCTTCCGGGCAGAACTTCATAGGTAAGATAACTCAGAGAAGATTCTCCCGATAAATTACGACCGCTCTTAAAGTTGTAGTCGGCATAATAATTATTAACAAGGGTTTCCCACTTCACATTGTTATCAAATAACGCTTTATCAGGCGTACTCCCCTGGCCGGAAGGATGTCTGAAAAATGATCTACTATAGCCCAAAGTAAACTCATCATTAATATCAAGCTTTAAAAAACCGGTGTGGCTCTTGGTCCCCATATCGAAGTTTCTGTCTTTGCCGGCAACGAGCAGCACATCCGCAGTGCCCCCATTATGGTCATGATCATAATAAATATCTTCCAGCTTGTATTCATCATAATAGTCGGGAAGATCAGCATTGTCGGAAGAGTGAGAATGGGCGGCAAGTGAAATTTTGGTATTTTCTGAAAGTTTTCCGCCAAAATTAAAGTGACCGTATTTGTAACCAAAAGAGCCTGCCGCCGTCGTCAAGTCCAATCCATTAATGCGGTCAGGGTCTTCTGTAATAATATTAATCACACCGGCAAAAGCATCGGCACCATACAGGGCTGAAGCCGGTCCATAAACTATTTCTACCTGCCGTGCATTATAGAGAGGGAAGTTTTCTGCAATAGGAAGCTTTTCACCAGTCGGTGAACTTATGCGGTGACCATCCATCATGATGATTATTTTTTCCTGCTTAAATATTCCTCTCATAGCTATGCTATTGTATGTTTCCTGACAGCATCTATCCTGCACATCAACTCCCGGCATATCTTTCAGTAAGTCAAGGAGGTTACGATAACCCCGATGCTTTATTTGCGCCCTGGTTATAACCACAACTGTGGCAGGCGCTTCAGGTAAAGATTGTACGGTCTTTGTCGCTGTAATAACTTTGGGGATTTCCCAAAAAAGCAGTTCTTCCCGCTCCATCTGTCTTTCACTTGAGAGAGCAATAACAGGGAAAAGAACAAAAACAGCAATAAACGATAAGATGATTTTTCCTATATAATTCATGATTGATGGAAGGCCCCCTCTAAGAATTACCCCAAAGTCTAGCATAGGAATTTCTACTAGTAAACTTTTTCTATCATAAAATATAATTGTGTCATTAAAAAACAAAAATAGTAACAGCATTTTTAATTATTGCATAATATTGCCAATGATAGTAATTTTTCAATTAAAGTATTTTTTCTCATCTTGATTGGAGAGTTTTATGTTTATTGAAAGCTCAAGAAAAATAATAAGAGGACAAAACTACGGCGATATATCAAAAAAAAAGTTATTGAATTACTACAGCACATATTATGAAATAAACGCCAGATTTCCTGATCCATCACAGGTTTTAATTGAAACCAGAACTGATTGCAATAGAAAATGTAGCTTTTGCCCACAATCTCACCATGAACGTCCATTCAAAGAAATGGAATGGACAGTTTTTGAAAAAATTATTAGTGACTTAGCTAATGTCAACTTTTCAGGACGTATAGCCTTTTTCATAACCAATGAGCCACTTTTAGAAACCCGTTTACTTAAAATGCTACGACACACGAAAGAAAATTGCCCGAGAGCGTTCCTGGATATCAACACCAATGGACAACTTTTAACAGCCTCATTACTTGAAGATCTCTTTAAGGAAGGACTTGATAATATCAATATTGAGGATTACATGTCTGCTGAAAAATATGATAAAGGCTACAAAGCCCCTAACATTAAAGAAATCATCAAGAGTTTTAAAGATAATCCCAAGATAACATATCACAAACGGAGTACAAACGAGGTACTATCAAATAGAGCTGGGAATGTCAAAAAAGAGTCTTCTTTAACCAAAGAGAAATCTGTTAACAATTTTTGTTATTACCCTTTTAAAAAGCTCGCAATAGGATCCACGGGAGAGGTTGTTCTATGCTGTATGGACTATAAATATGAGGTGTGCTTTGATCACATTATGGAACATAACATATTTACAATATGGCACTCTGAACCTGCCAATAATTACCGTCGAATGCTTTTATCCGGTAAACGTGAAAATTTTTGTGCAAATTGTGATGAAGGTCTTTATGAAGAAAAAAGTTAGAATAAAGGACAAAAAGTAAAAAGAGGAAGAATTCTCTTTTACCCCTTATTTACCCCACCCGCTTTCTTGCATAGCCCCTGGATACTGCTATCATAGTTATCATAATAAATAAAACTGAAAAACCATAAAAGGGGGGAAAGAGATGAAAAAAAGAATGCTCAAATCCATGATATTGATGGGACTGGCTTTTCCGGTGCTGCTTGCCGGGTGCGGCGCTATCTACACAAATATAAAAACACCTCTGCCGAGCCTGAGTGTCAAGCCGACTGCCGCCAACAAGGCAAAAGCGGGAAGTTCCATTTGCAGTTCCTATGCCTGGCTTGTGGCGGTGGGCGATTGCAGCATTGAGGCCGCCATGAATAACGGCGGGATCAGCAAGGTACATCACGTGGACCGTCAGAAACAGACCTACTTCTTTGATGTCTACACAAAAGATACGGTAATTGTTTACGGCGAGTAAGGTTCTCTTCCGCCTTTTCCGGGGGAAAAACCTTACCCTACTTCATTGAGCGGTCTCAACCTGAAGGCAGCGCCAAGCTCCTCTTCGGCAATTTTCCGGCACTTCTCAATATCGAGATTCGGGATGCCGACGACAGAAGCCGTCACATGGGGAATGTGCTTTCCCGCCTCTTTGATGAAGTCTTTCACCGCTTCGTAGGCGCCGGTAAAGGGGGGACGGCAGATTTTATCATAAAGCTCGGGAGTATCCGCATTGAGGCTTACCGAAAGGGCATCGATAAGGCCATCAAGTTCGGGCAGAATATTTCGCTTATAAACGGCATTGGCAAGACCGTCCGTATTGATTCTTACCTTTGCCCCTTTTTCCTTAAGCCATGCCGCGACTTCCTTAATGACATCCAGCCTTAGCAAGGGTTCTCCAAAGCCGCAAAAAACAACCTCCTCATAGGGAGAGGGATCGTCAATGGCGCTGATTATCTCTGCAAAATCAGGATCTCTTTCAAGCTCCAGATAATGGCCCTTAACAACGAAATCCCTGTTTTTGGGACAAAAGGGACAGGCATTGGTGCAGCGGCTGGTAATATTAAGGTAAAGCGAATCCCTGATCCTGTAAGCAATTTTTGCTTTTTCAAGGTTCCCTATGCGAAAGAGCTTTTCCGTATTCATCGTTGTAATTCTCGCTACATCTTCGAGGGAAAGGCCCTTAAGCTCGGCAATCTTTTCGGCGACTTTTACCACATAAGAGGGTTCATTCCTCTTGCCCCGGTATGGAACAGGCGCAAGGTAAGGGGAGTCCGTCTCTATGAGCATCTTTTCAATGGGGATTTTTCTCACTACTTCATGAATGTTAGTCGCCTTCCTGAAGGTAACAATGCCGGGAATGGAAATATAAAAACCGAGTTTGATGCAGTCCACAGCCATTTCAGGCGTGCCTGAAAAACAGTGAATAACGCCCCCTTCTTCTCCTGCTTTCTCACTGCGCAGAATCTCCAGGGTATCCCTTTCCGCCTCACGCGTATGAATAACGAGCGGCAAATGCGCTTCCCTCGACAGGGCAATAAAGCGTCTGAAGACTTCTCTTTGCACCTCCCTGGAAGAATGGTCATAATGATAATCGAGGCCCACCTCACCGACGGCAAGAACATTTTCATTTTGCAAAAGCGCCTTTATACCGTCGCAGGTCTCCTTTCTTACCTCTCCCGCTTCGTGAGGGTGAACACCGGCCGTTGCGTATATGAAAGGATACTTGCGGGCCAGTTCAAGAGAAGACCTGCTCCCGGCAAGCGAGGTGCCGACAGTTATGATCCTGGCCACACCTGCCGCATTTGCCCTTTCAATAACCGAATCAAGGTCCGGACCATAATCGGGAAAATCAAGATGGGCATGAGAGTCGATAAATGTAATTTTTTTACTGCTCTTTTCCATAAAAATATTATAGTTCAAAGGGTTAAATGATTTTCCACAAAAACTGTGGATAAGTTATCGGGATAGAAAATTTCGGCATTAAAAAAGCCTTCTGTGACGGGGACGGCAGCAGATTGCCTAAAAATAAGGCAAGAGAGCAGCGAAATAAATTATCAAGTCAAATCAACAACTTACAAACGTCAATATATTAGTTTGGCAGAAGAGGCCACTTTTAGATACTTATATCATCATTCCTGTCAAGTTATCCACAAGCGACAATAAAATATGTGGATAAAAGGGAAAAATCCCCTTATTTTCCTGACATTTGGATTATTTGATTCTCGTCCCCGCCTTAACGTCGCCGTCAAAGGTTGTCAGTTTAAGTCCATCACCACCGGCGGCAAGGATCATTCCCTGTGATTCAACGCCCATCAGCTTGACAGGCTTTAGATTGGTTACAACGGCCACCTGCTTGCCGATGAGGTCTGCCGGCTCATAATCTTTTCCGATACCGGCAACAACCTGCCTCAGCTCGCCCGTATCGACCTGGAGCCTGACAAGTTTTTCCGATTTAGGCACTCTTTCGGCCGCTTTGATAATACCGGCTTTCAGTTCAACCTTCATAAAATCATCAATAGAAATTACATTTTCCATGTCAGCCTTTTTCTCCAACTTCTCTTTTTGCTTTTTATTAGTTTTCTCTTCTTTCTTAACTTCCACCCGCGGGAAAAGTATTTCCCCTTTTTTAACCTTGAGCCCCACCGGGAAAGCTCCCCACTGTTCAATACTGGAAAGCGTCAGGCGATCTTCAACATCTGCTATACCGAGCTGAATCCACATCTTTTTGGCTGACTCGGGCATAAAGGGTGAAAGCATGATTGAAATATGCCTCAGCGACTCTATAAATGTGTAAATCACCGTATCGAGACGGTCCTTCTCTTTTGCCAGTTTCCAGGGCGCAGAGTGGTCGATATACCTGTTCGTCTCCCTGATAAGCTCCCATAAATGATCGAGGGCCCTGTTAAAGGCGAGGTTGTTCATGGATTCCCTGTAGCCCCTGAGACTTTGTGCGGCAACACTGACAAGATTGTCGTCAAGGGGGTCACCCTTCTTCGCTGCGGGGATGACGCCATCTGCATATTTTTCAGCCATGGTAAGGCTTCTGTTAAGCAGATTTCCCAGATCATTACCAAGGTCGCTGTTTATCCTCCCGATGAAGGCGTTAACCGAATAATCACCATCGAGTCCAAAAGAAACCTCCCGCATGAGGAAATAGCGGAAAGGATCGACACCGAACTCATCGGCTACGCTGTAGGGATCAACCACATTTCCCAGCGATTTGGACATCTTTTCGCCTTCCACGGTCCACCAGCCATGGGCAAAAACCTTATTGGGCAGAGGCAGGCCGGCAGCCATGAGAAAGGTAGGCCAATAGACGGCGTGAAACCTCAATATGTCCTTCCCGATAAGATGAACATTAGCAGGCCAGAATTTATTGAAGCGCTCTTCTTCAGAAAAACAGCCCGGCGCCGTAATATAGTTTGTGAGCGCATCGAACCAGACGTAGATAACATGCCTTTCATTACCCGGCACGGGGATGCCCCATTTAAAGGTCGTCCGGCTGATACTAAGATCCCTTAAGCCCTCTTTCACAAAAGAGATGATCTCATTCCTTCTCGATTGGGGCTGAATAAAATCGGGATTTTCCTCGATATGCTTGAGAAGCCTTTCCTGGTAGGCGGACATTTTGAAGAAATAGCTCTCTTCTTTCAGTTTATCAACAGGTCGTTTGCAATCGGGACAGTTTCCATCGATTAACTGATTCTCCGTAAGAAAGGTCTCACAGGGCGTGCAATACCAGTCTTCATACTCTCCCAGATAAATATCTCCCTTTTCCTCAACACGCCGGAATAGTTCCTGCGCCGTCTTTCTGTGCCTTTCTTCCGTGGTGCGGACAAAATCATCATTGGAAATATTAAGCTTTTCCCAGAGACCGCTGAAACGCTTCACCACCCTGTCGGCCAGCTCAATCGGCGCCTCTCCTTTTGCGGCAGCCGCCTTTTCCACTTTCTGGCCATGCTCGTCCGTTCCCGTCAGAAAAAAAACCTCATCCCCTTCAAGTCTCCTGTAACGGGCCATTACGTCAGCCGCCACCGTTGTATAGGCATGACCTATATGAGGAACATCATTGACATAATATATGGGGGTCGTTATATAAAATTTATTGTTCATTTGTTTTTTTACGCCACCTTTTCTTTTTTCTTCTGAAGCGGTTTTTCTTGTCATTTTTATCGCTTCCATTGTTGTCATTTTTCTGTTCACCGCTCTTTTCCCTGGTATCGGCCTGCTTCGGAGACTGCCGGGCAGCTTCTTTTTTAGGCGGCGCCTGCTTTACCCGGGGCTTTTCTTTTGCAGGTTCGGGCGGGACAACAGGAGGAGGTGAAACAGGGGTCATCATACCATCGACATAATTCTGGTATTCATAGGACAGACAGCACATTAGCCGTCCACACATGCCGGAAATATTGGCAGGATTTAGAGAAAGCCCCTGTTTCTTTGCCATTTTTACACTGACAGGCTCAAAACTGGTAATCCAGGTGGAGCAGCAAAGCATCCTGCCACAGGGTCCGACAGCCCCTTTTTTCTTGGCTTCGTCCCTGACCCCGATCTGCCTCATTTCAATCCTGATATGGAGCTGACAGGCAAGGTCCTTGACCAGTTCCCTGAAATCAACCCGCTCTTCGGCAGTAAAATAAAAAATCGCCTTGCTGCCGTCAAACAGGTATTCCACATTGACGAGCTTCATGCAAAGATTCATTTTTTC
Proteins encoded in this window:
- a CDS encoding CDP-alcohol phosphatidyltransferase family protein, with protein sequence MEKFSTEKASKFKEEHRYFNVNHLWAPGFMRVVEILYYTPVRPEFIVLTSLFIGIIASYLYSMGEFYLSLPAAVLVVIKNYFDNVDGHLARAKGMASRLGRFLDSLADALVYLCLFTGIAYNLAERNASPPAFGYAYFAMTMAFIQCSFYNYYLVSYKTCLYGEGINKTDESREDEKEKYDENGFRGLLLFILHWIYRLLYGWQDKLVAAVDKKAYQKFKLKNDHLDEKEAENIWYTNKKFVTLFSPLCFGTQIFTLFLFTICDNIAGFLISLIVPWNIYLLVVYFLKINSSLRKKNETNNY
- a CDS encoding TonB-dependent receptor; its protein translation is MNYIGKIILSFIAVFVLFPVIALSSERQMEREELLFWEIPKVITATKTVQSLPEAPATVVVITRAQIKHRGYRNLLDLLKDMPGVDVQDRCCQETYNSIAMRGIFKQEKIIIMMDGHRISSPTGEKLPIAENFPLYNARQVEIVYGPASALYGADAFAGVINIITEDPDRINGLDLTTAAGSFGYKYGHFNFGGKLSENTKISLAAHSHSSDNADLPDYYDEYKLEDIYYDHDHNGGTADVLLVAGKDRNFDMGTKSHTGFLKLDINDEFTLGYSRSFFRHPSGQGSTPDKALFDNNVKWETLVNNYYADYNFKSGRNLSGESSLSYLTYEVLPGSKFINNFTNFENTAYKYANGKRFKIEQQLNYEINEKNTIVGGISFEDFYALPKTFDLTNEYDRDLSSDEQGFSYAGTNESIPMKIYELRYKNYGAYLQLQSSLNEIISATLGARYDENSRYGDTFNPRLGFVVEPAKNTRVKLLYGEASQAPSPFNAYAGFGAFESGPDIDGDYVGGYFHLPNHDLKPEKLRTYELGLHHSSPSRLTVSANIFYTEIDDLILDSDWYTTTNTTAIEGGKINPWKRKENIGEANYYGGELSLDFEHRLSGINMRYWINYSYVDGRQQKEGYKETEHQSIAKNKIKSGLTASYGNFYITPAIKWIGRTNNRLVLSTSKSYSKDERTVDDYVLVNLHMGLNELVGGLSTTLNIQNLLDKRYYNNGEGSQRFLSMPQEPRRIVFSLNYKF
- a CDS encoding SPASM domain-containing protein; the encoded protein is MFIESSRKIIRGQNYGDISKKKLLNYYSTYYEINARFPDPSQVLIETRTDCNRKCSFCPQSHHERPFKEMEWTVFEKIISDLANVNFSGRIAFFITNEPLLETRLLKMLRHTKENCPRAFLDINTNGQLLTASLLEDLFKEGLDNINIEDYMSAEKYDKGYKAPNIKEIIKSFKDNPKITYHKRSTNEVLSNRAGNVKKESSLTKEKSVNNFCYYPFKKLAIGSTGEVVLCCMDYKYEVCFDHIMEHNIFTIWHSEPANNYRRMLLSGKRENFCANCDEGLYEEKS
- a CDS encoding TRL-like family protein codes for the protein MKKRMLKSMILMGLAFPVLLAGCGAIYTNIKTPLPSLSVKPTAANKAKAGSSICSSYAWLVAVGDCSIEAAMNNGGISKVHHVDRQKQTYFFDVYTKDTVIVYGE
- a CDS encoding YchF/TatD family DNA exonuclease, with protein sequence MEKSSKKITFIDSHAHLDFPDYGPDLDSVIERANAAGVARIITVGTSLAGSRSSLELARKYPFIYATAGVHPHEAGEVRKETCDGIKALLQNENVLAVGEVGLDYHYDHSSREVQREVFRRFIALSREAHLPLVIHTREAERDTLEILRSEKAGEEGGVIHCFSGTPEMAVDCIKLGFYISIPGIVTFRKATNIHEVVRKIPIEKMLIETDSPYLAPVPYRGKRNEPSYVVKVAEKIAELKGLSLEDVARITTMNTEKLFRIGNLEKAKIAYRIRDSLYLNITSRCTNACPFCPKNRDFVVKGHYLELERDPDFAEIISAIDDPSPYEEVVFCGFGEPLLRLDVIKEVAAWLKEKGAKVRINTDGLANAVYKRNILPELDGLIDALSVSLNADTPELYDKICRPPFTGAYEAVKDFIKEAGKHIPHVTASVVGIPNLDIEKCRKIAEEELGAAFRLRPLNEVG
- the metG gene encoding methionine--tRNA ligase — protein: MNNKFYITTPIYYVNDVPHIGHAYTTVAADVMARYRRLEGDEVFFLTGTDEHGQKVEKAAAAKGEAPIELADRVVKRFSGLWEKLNISNDDFVRTTEERHRKTAQELFRRVEEKGDIYLGEYEDWYCTPCETFLTENQLIDGNCPDCKRPVDKLKEESYFFKMSAYQERLLKHIEENPDFIQPQSRRNEIISFVKEGLRDLSISRTTFKWGIPVPGNERHVIYVWFDALTNYITAPGCFSEEERFNKFWPANVHLIGKDILRFHAVYWPTFLMAAGLPLPNKVFAHGWWTVEGEKMSKSLGNVVDPYSVADEFGVDPFRYFLMREVSFGLDGDYSVNAFIGRINSDLGNDLGNLLNRSLTMAEKYADGVIPAAKKGDPLDDNLVSVAAQSLRGYRESMNNLAFNRALDHLWELIRETNRYIDHSAPWKLAKEKDRLDTVIYTFIESLRHISIMLSPFMPESAKKMWIQLGIADVEDRLTLSSIEQWGAFPVGLKVKKGEILFPRVEVKKEEKTNKKQKEKLEKKADMENVISIDDFMKVELKAGIIKAAERVPKSEKLVRLQVDTGELRQVVAGIGKDYEPADLIGKQVAVVTNLKPVKLMGVESQGMILAAGGDGLKLTTFDGDVKAGTRIK
- the ricT gene encoding regulatory iron-sulfur-containing complex subunit RicT, whose product is MLKIVGIKFQEWGKIYSFDAQAFDLKQREKVIVETESGLSFGAVKLEPYEAGEKEPARGLKKVLRKATDEDFMQIERNREKEIEAFNRCRDIIEKMNLCMKLVNVEYLFDGSKAIFYFTAEERVDFRELVKDLACQLHIRIEMRQIGVRDEAKKKGAVGPCGRMLCCSTWITSFEPVSVKMAKKQGLSLNPANISGMCGRLMCCLSYEYQNYVDGMMTPVSPPPVVPPEPAKEKPRVKQAPPKKEAARQSPKQADTREKSGEQKNDNNGSDKNDKKNRFRRKKKRWRKKTNEQ